The Candidatus Saccharimonadales bacterium nucleotide sequence TTGAAGTGACGATGAGGTAGTGTCTTTAACAAGCGCACCCACATCACTGAGTGTCTTCGCACTTACTGATCCACCTTGTTGATTAAGCTGCACCTGTGAGTATGCAATTGTCTTGTCGTCTGAAACAAAAGCAGCATCTGCAAATGGGCTGACAGCAAGTGAGACACCGTCAACTTTATTTACCTTAGCGACAAGATCATCGATCTCTTTTTTTGCATCCTGTATTGTTCCACTATTTGCATGGAAAACAATACGACCAGTTCCTCCACCATCTTTAGGAAACAGTGCGCTGACTCGGTCGATTGCCGCTTGGGCCTGCGTGCCCGGTATTGATATCGCAGAGCTTGGTGGCTTGATAAAATGTAATGCTGCAAATCCTAGCAGTCCGAGAACAACGAGCCATGATAAAAGAATTCTCCATGGATGTTCGAATGCAAATGCGCCTAGTTTGTGTAGTTGCTTTCCTAAATTCATTTCGTTGTTCCTTCGTTATGTTTTATTGCTTTATCGATTGTGTCAATTAATTCTTTAACCGTATGAAAGTGTTCACCAGGCTGAGGATGATAATACGTCTCTCGGCCTTTTTTATGTTCGACAATCAGGTGGGCGTTTTTTAGAATCTTTAGATGATGTGAGACTGTTGGTCGCGATAACTTTGTGCCAGCGGTCAGCTCCTTTACGGATAACTGCGCGCCCGTTGTCATCATGAGCATCAGCTTTTGCCGAACCGGGTGGCCAAGAGCATTGAAAAATGGCAGGCTTTTCGTGAACAGTTCCTGAAACTTTTTTGACTCACTCATACAACTGAGTATAGACAATAGGTTGATATTCTTCAACTTATTTTACGCTAAATGCATAACCTTTATTTTATTGATATACTGAGCCCATGAAACAAAACTACTCGTTAAAAGAAAAGTAGTGTAGAACATAATAACTAACACGAAAGGATTCCTATGGCAAAAGTAATGGCTGGTATGACCATGTCACTAGATGGTTTCATTAATGATCGAAATGGAAGTGCACAAAGCCTCAGCCCAGACTTCGACGAACTGCTTGCATCTTCTTCATTTAAGGAAATGCTCGAAAATACAGGTGCGGTTATCATGGGCAAAAATACCTATGAGATGGCAGATCCATTCCTGTGGATTAACGATGACTATGAATTTCAGGTTCCTCTTTTTATCTTGACCAATGAAGTACCAGAAAAGTTTCCTAAGGGTAATGGAAAACTGACTGTCACTTTTGTAACGGGTGGTATTGAAAGTGCCATTACACAGGCAAGAAATGCAGCTGGTGATAGACTTGTTCAAATTATAGGTGGCGCTGACACTATTCAGCAAAGTCTTAACTCAGGAATGTGCGACGAACTGCAGATAGACATCATGCCAATTCTTCTTGGAGGTGGGCTAAGACTATTTGAAAACATTGATACACAGTCTATAAAACTCGAAAGAGTTTCAGTAGATACGGTTACTTCTATGAGGACGAGTATGATGT carries:
- a CDS encoding metalloregulator ArsR/SmtB family transcription factor, giving the protein MSESKKFQELFTKSLPFFNALGHPVRQKLMLMMTTGAQLSVKELTAGTKLSRPTVSHHLKILKNAHLIVEHKKGRETYYHPQPGEHFHTVKELIDTIDKAIKHNEGTTK
- a CDS encoding dihydrofolate reductase family protein, translating into MAKVMAGMTMSLDGFINDRNGSAQSLSPDFDELLASSSFKEMLENTGAVIMGKNTYEMADPFLWINDDYEFQVPLFILTNEVPEKFPKGNGKLTVTFVTGGIESAITQARNAAGDRLVQIIGGADTIQQSLNSGMCDELQIDIMPILLGGGLRLFENIDTQSIKLERVSVDTVTSMRTSMMFKVSKTPQSM